From a single Ovis aries strain OAR_USU_Benz2616 breed Rambouillet chromosome Y, ARS-UI_Ramb_v3.0, whole genome shotgun sequence genomic region:
- the LOC114111162 gene encoding PRELI domain-containing protein 1, mitochondrial-like, with the protein MVKYFLGQSVLRSSWDQVFAAFWQRYPNPYSKHVLTEDIVHREVTSDQKLLSRRLLTKTNRMPRWAERLFPANVAHSVYILEDSIVDPQNQTMTTFTWNINHARLMVVEERCVYRVNSDNSGWTEIRREAWVSSSLFGVSRAVQEFGLAQFKSNVTKTMKGFEYILAKLQGEAPPKTLVETAKEAKEKAKETALAATEKAKDLASKAATKKQQQQQ; encoded by the coding sequence ATGGTGAAGTATTTCCTGGGCCAGAGCGTGCTCCGGAGTTCCTGGGACCAAGTGTTCGCTGCCTTCTGGCAGCGGTACCCGAATCCCTATAGCAAGCATGTCTTGACGGAAGACATAGTGCACCGAGAGGTGACCTCTGACCAGAAGCTCCTGTCCCGCCGACTCCTGACCAAGACGAACAGGATGCCCCGCTGGGCTGAGCGACTGTTTCCTGCCAATGTTGCTCACTCAGTGTACATCCTGGAGGATTCTATTGTGGACCCACAAAACCAAACCATGACCACCTTCACCTGGAACATCAACCACGCCCGGCTGATGGTGGTGGAGGAACGATGTGTTTACCGTGTGAACTCTGATAACAGCGGCTGGACCGAAATCCGCCGGGAAGCCTGGGTCTCCTCTAGCTTATTTGGCGTCTCCAGAGCTGTCCAGGAATTTGGTCTCGCGCAGTTCAAAAGCAACGTGACCAAGACTATGAAGGGTTTTGAATACATCTTGGCCAAGCTGCAAGGTGAGGCCCCTCCCAAAACCCTTGTTGAAACAGCCAAGGAAGCCAAGGAGAAGGCCAAGGAGACGGCTCTGGCAGCTACAGAGAAGGCCAAGGACCTGGCCAGCAAGGCAGCCaccaagaagcagcagcagcagcagtag